The Setaria viridis chromosome 2, Setaria_viridis_v4.0, whole genome shotgun sequence DNA window GACGACCACGTACGCCGtgaggcggcgtccggccttGACATCAGCTTCCTGAACCTCCCCGCCGTCGAGCAGCCGACCGGCTGCGTCGCCCCCGAGGAGTTCAACTTCAGGTACACCCAACTCCACGCGCCCCACGTCGAGGAGGCCATAGCCGGGCTGGCATCTCCCGTGGCAGCGCTCGTCGTCGACCTCTTCTGCACGCCCCTGCTCGACGtggccgccgaggccgagctcGCCGTGCCCCGGTACGTGTACTTCGCCTCCACGGGCGCGTTCCTCGCGCTCATGCTGCGCCTGCCGGCGTTCCGTGAGGACCTCACCGCCAGGCTCAGGGGGACGGAAGGCGCGGTGCACGTGCCGGGCTTGCCACCGGTGCCGCTGCCCTACATGCCGGCGTGCCTGTCGAGGAACAAGATCGGCAACTACGAGTGGTTCGAGGACTACGGGTGCCGCTTCATGGGCGCCAGCGGCATCGTTATCAACTCCTCGGTCGAGCTCGAGCGCGGGGTCCTCGCCGAGATCGCGGACGGCCGCTGCGTGCCGGGCCGCCCGGCTCCGGCGGTCTACGCCATCGGCCCCGTGCTCTGGTTCTCGGCGCTCGAGCAGCCGCACGCGTGCGTCCGGTGGCTCGACGCGCAGCCGCCAGCCTCGGTCGTGTTCCTCTGCTTCGGAAGCAAGGGGTTCATCGACAAGGAGCAGGTCGgggaggtcgccgccggcctggAGCGTAGCGGCCATCGGTTCCTCTGGGTGCTGCGgggcccgccggccgccgggtcCAGCCACCCGACGGACGCTGACCTTGACGAGCTCCTCCCGGAGGGGTTCCTGACGAGGACCCAGGGGCGCGGGCTCGTGTGGCCGGCATGGGCGCCGCAGAAGGAGGTCCTGGCGCACCCGGCCGTGGGCGGCTTCgtgacgcactgcgggtggaactcgacgcTGGAGAGCCTCTGGTTCGGCGTGCCGATGGTGCCGTGGCCTCTGTACGCCGAGCAGCACCTGAACGCGTTCGAGCTCGTCAGGGTCATGGGCGTCGCCGTCCAGCTGAAGAATATGGAGGTGAGTGAGGTGGAGCCCTttgtggaggcggcggagctggagcaGGCGGTGCGGGGCTTGATGGGCGAGACGGAAGAGGGGAGGAAGGCGAGGGAGAAGGCAGCGGACATGAAAGCCGCGTGCCGGAAAGCCGTGACAGAAGGCGGGTCCTCGTACATTGCGCTTCGGAAGCTCATGAGCGAGATCTCATCTGGCGGAGGGGGCACCGCCTCCGTGACGGGGTGACGGCTGGGGAGAGGCTCGCCGTGCTATGGTCAGAAATAGCACGTCGGGTATGTGTCATGAACTCATAATCAAATTTGGTGCGATCTAATGGCATAATGGCGTGTTTGCCATGTTAAAAATAATCGAGAATGTTTATTATGAgcatgtttgggagcactccactccagaaaaatcagctccactccactagctccacactttcctagctccactccaccgactccaaaaaaacatggagctcctgcacgtgtttggctgatggcagtgctccagtTCCAAAAACgtgagcacttgttgtgaatggtctattttaccctttgttaacggacccacatgtcatactcttctattttctcctctcttcttcctctctctcctctcctcttctcttctacgGGCACCTGCCAGAAGATGGACATGGGCCGGCCTACGCCCCGGTCGAGCCGGCCGGCCTACGCCCCGGCCGCACCGCCGCGGGAGAGCTCGccacgggcggcgcggcgggcgggcggcgggtggcgcacgggcggcacggcgggcggcggccggcgcgcgggtgggacggggcggcgcggcgggcaggcggcgcgtcggggcgcggcggccagcgcgcgggtgggacggggcggcgcggcgggcaggcggcgcgtcggggcgcggcggccagcgcgcgggtgggacggggcggcggccgtcaCGCGGGTGGAATGGGCGACAGGAGTTTTATGTTTCGCGAACCGGTACTGTGTACAGGGGtttttttggagcacctcttgaggtactccaaaaaaacgtggatctaccccccggctccacctttttcttggagccggagttgctggagctagacgcgtttggctgcgaaattttcggagttggtggagtggagtaagtttttgtggagtggagtgctcccaaacatcCCTATAGCTCGCTATTTCTGTGTTTATCGTCAACTAGAGTTGGATTGAATTTCGATTATCGACTTCTTTTTCTTCCACTCTAGCTCTGAGAATTTTCGGCCCTCTCCTGCTGGACTTTTGGCCGTCCCTGTCTAGTGTAGTGTTGGAAAAATGAACCATGAAGAGGCCATTTAATGGAATCCCAGTGGCATTCAATAATCCTGTGGAAGCCAATTTAAACAGAAGAGCTTTCTCACTTCTCTGAATATGTATCTGAAAGAGAGAATGGGGCTTGGGTTACACAATATACGCGCTTGCGTGTAATCTCGCCGGCTCTTCTCCTCGGTGTGCACCGAGGAGGAGGGTGAGCGGTACCTCCGAGCCGTTGCTGTCGGAAAGCCTGCACGAGGGGCgacaataaggtttttggacaGCGCAACTGCGCGGCGCTTGAATCGATCGACTACGTTCTGCACTATCTTCATCGACGATCTGCACTGCGTCGAGTAACCCTGCATCCGAGTCTACACGAGGACAGAGCGTTTGATCTGTAAGTCCATAGTTTGGATCTGTTACAGTTTGGGCTACATCATGTGTAGGAAGGTTACATACTTAGAAGTTTTGGTTACATCTGCTTTGCTTATGCTGCTTTCACACTGTTTACATGAGTATGTTACGGGTTACTCCCGTCTGTTTGAACCAGTAGCACTGAGttatatagggggtgtttgggaacaccctgctaaactttagcacctgtcacatcggatatttgaatgctaattaggagtattaaacataggctaattataaaactaattgcacagatggagtctaattcgcgagatgaatctattaagcctaattagtacatgatttgacaatgtggtgctacagtaaccatttgctaatgatggattaattaggcttaatagattcgtctcgcgaattagcataggggttctgcaattagttttataattagctcatgtttagtcctcctaattagcatccgaacatccgatgtaacactgctaaagtttagcacaggTATCAAACACCCCATAATATACCCTCATGTTTATTTCTGATAGATTTAAACACATATTTCCAACATGTAGCGGGCAGAGAAAATTTCAGATCGGTCCGAGTCTTGCTTGACACTGTAATATCATAATTTTACCAGTGCGATGTTGCTGGACTGAGCATTAGGTCCGAAATTAACCGAGCTTTTTATCGACCCGGATCAAAAGATGCTAGATCTATCAGACTACATTAGATTGTATCTTACTTAATATTTGAACTGATGGTCCGAGTGTGATACACTGATATGGACTCAGATTTACGTGAGGTCAAAAATCCAACATCCATCGAAATGAGTCGCATTCTGTAGAAGAAAGCTATCCAAATCTCATATTTCTCGCGCGCTGGCaccatgttttcctttttttcctgtTTTTTAAACACCTGTAAATCTCTTCTATATTAATAGAAATAGCACAATCTGTaccgttcgttaaaaaaaaaattctcacgCGGGCTTCGAGTGATATGAAATCCTCGTGCTTTTTTTTTGAGGATAATGAAATCCTCGTGCTGATATGTATGGCTAGATCGGAGCATTTTAGGCCCCACCCAGGCCCATATGGCTTTGGTCCATAAATCAGGTCCGAAAAATATTGGATCGACCTGAACCCACTCTGAcaatttaatttaattatttAACAATAAAAAATAGTGGGAAGTTCAAGCACGACCCGGATCCGATCACCCGGCCCACCGATGTTGTTCACGGACGACGAGGGACCGAGAAGCCCACGTGAGAACGTGACCGAAGAAGGGCTTCTCGGCGACATGGGCTTTGCGCCTGCATTTTGGTGTGGTGCAGCTGGGAATACGGCTCATAAATGGGTTCTGGTTCAGTGGGTCCACTAGTTTGCCGTTGCCCGTGGAGGGACAGGACTCAGGAGCGCATCAGTGGTAAGCTCAAGCTAGCGGTCCATGGCAACTGCATGAGCTCATGTAGTACTGTATAGTGTATACAGTTGTGACCTTCTGGGACCATGAGCTCATGTGTAACCATGTACGATATTTGGCGCGACCAGACATTGAATTATCTGAGCATCTGACATTCTGACCACAGCCATGACGGTTCCGGTTTTGATGATGCAAATAGCGcgcaagaaaacgtgtgcttcTCCTTAAAGCATTCGTAGTAAGAGAGAAATTCGGGAATTttgctactccttccgtcccaaattataagatttctagattcataaatttttCTACTCActctagatgcatataaaaTGTATGAACctacaaaatacaaaatgaCACATAATTTGATACGGATGGAGTATAAAAAAATGCATGACATATGCTAGTACCTTTcgaagaaaaataaatcaatTCTTAAAAAAAGAGCTTCATAGAAGAAcgtaaaaaatgaaaaaaatgtacTAATAGAGTAGACCAACCCCTCTAGGTGAATAATGTAACTGAATCATTAACATCTTTGTTGAAAGTACAAAATTTCCCAATTTTGATGGCGGAAGGTTATTTGAGTTGAAAGTGCATCTTTCCTCCCGCTGAAAGATAGAGCCAGATGGATTGGAATCTCATTGATGACCTGAAAGTCAGTTGTGATGTGTGCTCACTGCTCACTATGGTAGGGGCGGACCACACCACCAAAAAGTACATGGAAGAATGGtcatatgttcttttttttaaaaaaaaaagaatggtcATATGCCTAAAGGACATTTGCGACTCGCGTCACTCAAACAACTTGTGAACGTTATGTTAGATAAAACAACTTGTAACCAAGTGTATAACACGGGTTAGTTGAGATATTGCACTGGCTGTAGATAGAGGTTAGAGATAGATCTCCTTTGTTGTTTGTAATCAGGAGCCGGCCATATCCAAACTAACCTATGACTTGTAAACCAGGTCGGGGTGTGACCCTAAGGGGCAACACGCTTCCACCATTTTACATGGTACCAAGAGCCAAcctgttgggggaaaatattaacgactttGTTATTCTCCTTATTCGACGGTCGTAAGGGTCCGAGCCCACCTCCAGTgacagtgacctccgccgacttggcACGACCAGGGAATATTCCGctttgcctcgcccgacccgtggtcctagggtcggacgcgcccgatcGCCCGAGGACTGCTCCACATCCCTCGCCGTAAggttccgcctcacccgaccccgggcgcaaggggtcggatgCGTCTAACCCCTCGCCGcagggctccgcctcgcccgaccccgggcgcaaggggtcggacgcatccgGCCCCATAGGTCAAAACTTCGTCTCGATCGAGGACATGCGCGGACCTGCATACGAGGACACAGATCTCATGGGccctcaccgatcttgccataaatacAGATGGGACGCGCATGTCCGGAATACGGCTCTGACACACGGAGAGGCGCCCGCACTCCTCGACGCGACCCGCCGGAATGTTGGGCAGTGCACTGCTGCCACGACTGCACTGTTGCCACGACTGCACCATCCTAACCCCCCATTGTAACGTccgccatagggcactcatcgccCATGCTACCTGACAGAGGAGGGCGCGCCGCCCGGTTTCCTGCTCGGCCTGGCAAGAAGGGCACATCGGTCGCGCCCCCCGGCTAGCACGCGTGGCTACAGTGGTCAGCATCGCCCGCGACGTGCACGGCTAAGTggccagtcatcatcatcaactcgcacggctacagtggtcggtcgccacgcacgtctcgcgtgctcggctacagtggccgaccGCTAGGTCATCGATGGGACCTAACGGCAACCACCCCTCCTCGGTGGCCATACTGACAGGACACAAAAATCAAAAGAGAAGGCGGCAACCCCGGTGGCTTGGCCCGTCTCCCTATGCTTTGCCTTCCTTGCTTACCTTTCTACCTTTTTACTTTCCTTACGCCCGGCTCATTTGTAACCCCTGTAtcctccttgcactataaaaggagaccGGGGGGCCCGAGGGCAAGGGATCGAGAGAGACCGAACCCCGAATTCACCCAAGTACGAACCAACCGAACCACCAGACGAAaaacacccacagagacttgggaccagcttccctctctcgcccgtttgtaacccctactacaaacttggcacgagtaacacgagcagcctcccacactggacgtagggctattcctgcccgaactagTATAAATATCGTGTCCTCTcatgcaaccatccgagccttacgcgcatagaaaacaaatttacttgctggagtcttgacccgtgattcttgacaccgacaCAACCTCAAATCCATATCCAATCCATCCGATCCATGGCGAGCTCGTCGACCTTCTCTGTGCCGCTAGGCTACCCGGTCACGGAGAAGCTCACGCACAACAACTTCCCATTGTGGAAGGCCCAAATCATGCCGGCTATCCGGGGCGCCTAGCTTGAGGGGTTCCTGGACGGGCCCTCCCAAGGAGATCAAAGCTCAAGTCAATGGGAAGGCGACCAAGATCCCAAATGAAGCCTATGCCAGGTGGATTGCATCTGATCAGCAAGTGTTGAGCTACTTGCTCTCCACCATCTCCAAGGAGATCCTCACGCACGTTGCCACCAAGGAGATGGCGACTGCAGCAGGGACCAGCATCGAGGAATTGCTAGCATCTCAAACCCGAGCACGCTCGGTGACCACCAGGATCACCCTCACCACCACGGTAAAAGGAGGTATGTCGATGGCAGATTATTTCAACAAGATGAAATCTCTAGCAGATGAGATGGCAACTGCCGGCAAGCCAATGGATGATGAGGAGCTGATGGGCCACATCCTCACCGAGCTGGATTCCGACCACAATCAGGTGGTGTCCGCCATCATAACACCCTAACGTTCTCACGGTGTAAAAGTCTACACGTAGCTCCTCACCTTTGAGCAGCGTGTCAATCTGCAGAGTGGCGAGTCTCAGTCGTCGGATAATGTCACCTCCAGGgatggccgtggtggtggccgcggcTACAACCGTGGCAGTGGTGGCTACAATAGCAACACCAACAACAATGgacgtggtggtggccgtgctcGCGGTGGCAACAACCGCGGGCATGGCAATGGCAATCGAGGCGACTACAACGGCAACTCCAACAACAACTACGGAGACAATCATGGAAAGTCCAAGGTGAAGTGTCAAGTTTGCTTCAAGGGCGGTCACTCAGCCACAGATTGCTGGTACATGTGCGATGAGGACTACGTGCCAGATGAGAGGAGTGCTGGAGCCGCCGTCAACTCGTATGGTGTAGACACCAATTGATACATCGACTCTGGAGCAACGGACCACATCAGTGGAGATCTGAACAAGCTCTCCATGCATGACACCTACCACGGCAACGAGCAAATCAGGACAGCAAGCAGGACAGGTATGAACATTGATCATGTTGGTCATGCTACTGTATGTTCTCCCAGTCGTAATTTACATCTCAAAAATGTCTTGCATGTTCCTGATGCTCGTGGTAAGCTTAGTCTCTTTACATCGTCTTGCTTCCAATAATCAAGTTTTTTTGAATTTCACTTTGATTTTTTCTTAATCAAGGATCAGGCAATGAAGAAGGTACTTCTTCGAGGCAAGTGTAGTGGCGGCCTCTACCCTCTTCCTTCCAGAATGCCCACAACCAGCAGCAGACAAGCCCTAGCCGCATCTGCTCCCTCTTCCACAAGATGGCATGATCGCCTATGACACCCATCATCTAAGATTGTTCATCAAATCATTAGTCATAATAGTTTACCTTGTTCAGGTTTTGAGAATAAAGACCTAGTTTGTATCGCATGTCAACAGGCTAAGAGTCATCAGCTTCCCTACCCTAGGTCGTCAAGTGTGTCGCAATTTCCTTTACAGCTTGTTTATTCCGATGTATGGGGTCCTGCTTCTGATTATATTGGAAGGAAGAATTATTATGTTAGCTTTATAGATGATTTCAGCAAATTCACTTGGATCTACTTATTGCATCATAAATCTGAAGTTTTCAAGTGCTTTCATGAATTTCAATCTCTAGTTGAGCGCTTACTTGATCGAAAGATTCTTACAATGCATACAGATTGGGGCGGTGAATATGAGAAGCTTAACTCTTTCTTTTAGCAAGTAGGCATTACCCACCATGTCTCCTGCCCTCATGCTCACCAGCAAAATGGATCTGCTGAGTGTAAGCACGGACACATCATCGAGGTCGGGCTGTCCCTTTTATCTCATGCTAGCATGCCTCTCAAATTTTGGAATGAGGCATTTATTACTGCCACTTACCTTATCAATCAAACCCCAACCAAGCTCTTAGACTACTCCACACCCCTCAAAACCCTTTTTTATGAAAAACCAGATTATTCTGCCTTGCGCATCTTTATGTGTGCATGCTGGTCTAATCTTCGCCCCTATAACACCAAGAAGTTTCAGTTTTGTTCAAAGAAATGCACCTTCATTGGTTATAGCAATCTTCATAAGGGTTTTAAGTGCTTGGATATTTCCACAGGCTGAGTTTATATTTTTGTCGTATTTGATGAAACAATCTTTCCCTTCTCTGAATTGCATCCCAATGCCGGTGCCTTACATCGTTCTGAAATTCTGTTACTCTCCTGGATTACTTAATACTTCTAGGACTACTACAGTACTTGATCACATGCCTCAATGTTCTCCTGATGCCCCTGATCCTTCTCCTAATTTTGCAGAGCAATCTGAGCTAATTTACCCCGTAAACAGCACCTCAGGGCATCATTTTATGCAGGGAGGTGCCAACGCAGAGCACGAGGTTCATTCAGGTGTTGCAACTAATTCGCTTGCAGGCATATCACCCTCGGGATCCAGTACCGATGCGGTCCCGCCTGCGCACGCCCACCCGCCTACTCCGACACCATCTGCTACTCAATCTGGGGTGGCCATGTCGCCTCCACTGTCCACCCGGTTGGGGCCTGCGCACGCGCGTGCCCATGGCCCCTAGTCATCGCCCGCGCGTGCCCATGGCCCCTAGTCATCGCCCGCCATGTCACCTCTATGGTCGGGTCCTGCAAGAACCCACGCGCCATCGTGTTTGCAGCTAGAGGGATCCTCTGTGGCTGCTGACTCTACAACCGCTCGTGCTCCAGATGCTCCTTCACATACCACTACTCCTCTACTAGAAGCTGTCGCTCTTGTTGATCCTGGACATAATGCTGATCCTCGACCCAAGACACGTTCCCAAAGTGGGATTTGTCGGCCAAAATAGTATATGGATGGCACTGTAAGGTATGGTTTCTTAACGGCTTTAGGTGAGCCTCATGATTTGGGTGAAGCATTAAGTGATGACAACTGGAAACGTGCTATGGACTATGAGTTTTAAGCCTTATAGAAGAATAGAACTTGGCATCTAGTACCTCCAGAACAAGGAAGAAACATCATTGACTGCAAGTGGGTCTACAAGATCAAAAGGAAGGCTGATGGATCCATTGACATGTATAAAGCTAGGCCTGTTGCTAAAGGATTCAAACAACGGTATGGTATTGATTATGAAGACACATTTATCCCTCTTGTAAAGGCTGCTACCATCATGTTAGTTCTGTCCATAGCAATTTCTAGAGGATGGAGTCTTCGTCAATTGGATGTGCAGAATGCGTTCCTTCATGGTGTTCTTGAGGAAGATGTTTTCATGAGGCAACCACCAGGTTATGAGGACAAGGGTAAGATACATTATTTGTGTAAGCTAGACAAAGCACCGTATGGTCTTAAGCAGGCTCCAAGGGGATGGTATGCTAGGTTAAGCAAGAGGTTACAAGGTCTCGGTTTTAAGTCTTCTAAGGCTGATGTATCTCTGTTCTATTATCACAAGGGTGCAATTACTATATTTTTGctaatatatgttgatgatattattgtggctagctcatctagtgcagcaaccgttgacgctcgttattagcacacttttacccctatttatcttcaataatgacatgaatttaatacctaaactatcgATCACACCAAATAAATCGGTCTTTTTCACAAGTGCaacgtattttggaggatgttgtgtTTTTGCATGAAACTGGatctaaaagcatatttttggatataGCACTGAACGAGCGTCGAACCAGATGAAGACGAAGGTCAATGGGCCCAGGAAGGgactaggccgatcggcctggtatCTTCTGGCTCCCCTTGGTGCCCATATCTGGCAAGCAACCCTCCAGCAttgcttaggggctaagtttgtgaagatatgacaaggaccagctcgggatcaaagaggaatcggagaagatcaagcggagatttggaaagtcattgaagatcaatctcatctcgAAGCAaccgacgtgccaggcccacatgcaagtgaaaagaagattccagaGCACCTAAGGAGACTTGAAGATGAAGCAGGGCGcgagagggcaaaaggaaggcccaggccgatcggcctgggggtttccttcgccccctcgccttccaatttttgccacgcaccctctggactataaatatgccCAAAAACCACCAAGCCCCCAGATTGGAGACAATGTACTTGATGTGAAGCAACAGAGAAGCAGAaagagcttgagggacaccacttcggagagctgagggccgtgcagttgtcAGGGGTTAGCGTAGGCGAGCCTCTGCCAgcatgatcaccctgcgaggaagatcacactggagtggagctaggagtcatcaagatttaggtaggatcccggtggtgatcttgtgatgtacaatcatttatggtgaagtaatagatgtgttaatattcttagcgatctagtcatctccttctatggttttatgctctaTTGGGTTTGGTTGCTTACACCGATGTTCCCAAACAACCACCGGATAATAGGTTCGTGTACTTTTCATGGTTTCTACCATGATATTGTTTTAATATGCTTCTAGATTCATTTATTGGTGCATGGCAATTTATTATTTCATTAATATAGCACTCAGTTATGTTGTAAACCATAGGAATTGTGAAATTTGAAACTTGTCTTTGTGTTCATTTTGCAACTTAGTGGTTTCTGACTATAGACTAAATTTTTTCTTGCCATTGCTTGTgttctatatataatatataggTTCAGATACAGTTAACTTCACCTGGATTTATAGTGGTATTATTACTATTAATTTGGTGTTCTTGAACTATAATTATGTAAAATTTTCATAAGTACTATTTTAGCAGATAACCAAACACGttgtttaggggtgtttggatatcaggtactaaactttagcacgtgtcacattggatgttcggatgctaattaggagaactaaacatgagctaattataaaactaattgcagaaaccctaggctaattcgcgagacgaatctattaaggctaattaatccatcattagtaaatggttactgtagcaccacattgtcaaatcatggactaattaggcctaatagatttgtctcacgaattagactccatctatgtaattagttttgtaactatcctatgtttaatactcctaaattagtatccaaacacctgatgtgacaggtgctaaactttagcacgtgggAGCCAAGCACCCCCTTAGTTTGTTGGCCATATGAATTATCTGTTACATGTACCTCTTTAGTTGTTTATGTCTTCATTTGCATCTTCCGGGTTTCACTAACTCTCCAGAACTTTTGTCATTTTACTGATCATAGAAATCATTTGTCTTTGTATATTCTTTAGTTGTGATTTAACATTTTCATCTGCCGGGTTTCACAATGGACCCCTAGACATTTGTATTTGACTGAACATAGAAAAAATCTGGCATTTTCTTGTTTGCCTAGGTTGTTGATTTTACTGTTTATGAGCTTTGATTTTTACCTAGAACCCCTTAAGTCTGTTATTTGTCTGACCATAGACAACTGATGCTTTGGTCGATGATTGTGATCCTATGTTTGCAGATGGGTTCCCTGTTTGCTCTGTTATTTGCTCTATTTATTTCTTAATTCTTTGCATGTGTCGGGGTTTGCCAGGAGCCCCAAGAATTTGCTATTTTACTGATCATAGATACCATTTGGCAAATCTGGTAGTTTTATCTGTGATTTCATAATTCTTTTTGCGTGTGGTGGGTTTGTTAGGAGCCCACTGAATTTGCTACTTCTTTAATTCCTATTTCACTGACTATATGCTACTTATTTAATTCCTATTTCGTCCGTTTCATTACAGCTTGGTGCTGTTTCATAAGTAAGTCTCCAAATGCTATTCATTTCTGTTATATGAAATATTTGCTCAACCTGATTGCTCTGGTTTTTCTTTAATACTATTTCTAAATTCATATATGATCCATACTGCTAATGTTTTATGATATTCTTGCTTATATGAATTGGGTGCCAATCATAATTTATTGATTTTACAGTTTTAATGTCACTGTAATTTCACCTCTTTAAGCTGTCATTTTACCAATATATAACTATGCTTCATTTCTTAGGTTTTTTACACTTACATTTGCTTTGTAGATGTGTTCTCTTGGACCTGGAGCTTTTGTTAGGGAAATGGTTCCCATAACATGCGATAACTACACTTATATTGGTATTAAGAAGGACCTTAGACAAGTCTGGTCCTAGCATAGTCCGAAGGCAATGCTTACCACAACCATTTCATGGTCACTGTTTGTGCTCTGGAGAGGATTGTTGGATCTAAAGATGTTCCACTCTTAGATCCTCAGCGCAACCATGGTTTCATCCTTTGCCCTGATGATGATATAGCTCAATCCCTGCGTGCTCCGTATGTCATGATTGGTGAAGAAAAGATCTTCGTTGACTTTTTGAAAAGTGTTAGCTTGTTAGCCTTTGATGAGGATGTTAACCAGCATCCTTGGGTTCAGTGGCTCATTTGTGCTCTG harbors:
- the LOC117842925 gene encoding malvidin galactosylase UGT88C3, with amino-acid sequence MINRSMAATIVFIPCWESGHFMSMIAAGKRMLDAGGGALSLTVLVMRAPTAAKASEVDDHVRREAASGLDISFLNLPAVEQPTGCVAPEEFNFRYTQLHAPHVEEAIAGLASPVAALVVDLFCTPLLDVAAEAELAVPRYVYFASTGAFLALMLRLPAFREDLTARLRGTEGAVHVPGLPPVPLPYMPACLSRNKIGNYEWFEDYGCRFMGASGIVINSSVELERGVLAEIADGRCVPGRPAPAVYAIGPVLWFSALEQPHACVRWLDAQPPASVVFLCFGSKGFIDKEQVGEVAAGLERSGHRFLWVLRGPPAAGSSHPTDADLDELLPEGFLTRTQGRGLVWPAWAPQKEVLAHPAVGGFVTHCGWNSTLESLWFGVPMVPWPLYAEQHLNAFELVRVMGVAVQLKNMEVSEVEPFVEAAELEQAVRGLMGETEEGRKAREKAADMKAACRKAVTEGGSSYIALRKLMSEISSGGGGTASVTG